From Nicotiana tabacum cultivar K326 chromosome 22, ASM71507v2, whole genome shotgun sequence, one genomic window encodes:
- the LOC107816520 gene encoding uncharacterized protein LOC107816520, protein MDKRTSRKEIRKEARSAKKQKKFDSWLQHQQTQKMRRSLPNLKSTQAIQSRKNSQAQRHEHLPSLNSSVRVKKDLETFPRVDASKVENRSLKRTEGSNRKAKTSMESSVDLQASPRLESSKVENRSLKRKDASNKNSKTIFMEYLEMEKKGEATSADIDLRLERKHAKKLKVKNEKLQGDDDIDMLLEGSESLEGTDIDTSRKKQIKKSVDEVLNGKFVPEDGKFDPSCVSDVDHGNTDLQTKQKESKKMKRKKTKFEEYLETEMRGRVISADDDLALERKLAKKLKVKGGRLQGGDDEMNMLFEGISSVLDSCEDENRQLAGEVSPRSDKSSSNKRYKEKKYNKEAQGEDQEQEGEQKAESTLCCTDAKATAGEVLSAGSAAKGNGKYVAPHLRSHLRSESEEHAQIRRRLRGLLNRMSEANVESITSEISTIYQSVGRTFGSQIISEEVLASCSRGPRGNEQYAAVFAAFVAGMTCLVGMDFGAKLLASLAKCFEDEYLNEDNLSVRNLMLLLSYLYTFGVCLSDLIYDFLVTLSNRLTEVDVSTILTVLQACGMKLRGDDPVGMKNFIVSVQNRVNELKASSGEGQSNTIGKRMEFMLEMICDIKNNKKRTKEDTLQLTRIKKWLQKLRIDDILIRGLKWSKLLDPYKRGQWWIAGNIDSTTTDIQDVANTIDLEVTEAQKMLQLAAAQRMNTDARRAIFCVIMSGEDYIDAFEKLLRLDLSGKQDREIMRVLVECCLQEKAFNKYYCALASKLCSHDKNHKFTLQYCLWDHFKELDSMQLIRSMHLSKFVAEMVASFSLSLAILKVIDLSDSSQLTPKRIMHFRMLFETILEFPEKLVWNIFTRIAVMPEYESLRDGIVLFIRKYVVDDQKSLADKFKIAKKALNNVEGVIM, encoded by the exons ATGG ATAAGAGGACGTCTCGTAAGGAAATTAGAAAAGAAGCTCGGTCGGCTAAAAAGCAGAAGAAGTTTGATTCATGGCTCCAACATCaa CAAACACAAAAAATGCGGAGATCATTGCCAAATTTAAAATCAACACAGGCAATCCAGTCACGGAAGAATAGCCAAGCTCAAAGACATGAACATCTTCCTTCCTTAAATTCCAGCGTTCGAGTTAAGAAAGACTTAGAAACTTTTCCACGGGTAGATGCTTCTAAAGTGGAAAATAGGAGCTTGAAAAGGACAGAAGGCTCAAATAGAAAAGCAAAGACCTCTATGGAGTCCAGTGTTGACTTGCAGGCATCTCCACGGTTGGAATCTTCTAAGGTGGAAAATAGGAGTTTGAAAAGAAAGGATGcctcaaataaaaattcaaagacaaTATTTATGGAGTACCTTGAAATGGAAAAGAAGGGAGAAGCTACCTCCGCAGACATAGATTTGAGATTGGAGAGAAAACACGCTAAGAAACTCAAGGTGAAGAATGAGAAATTGCAAGGAGATGATGATATTGATATGTTACTTGAAGGAAGTGAATCTTTGGAGGGTACTGATATTGACACTTCGCGCAAGAAACAGATAAAGAAGTCGGTGGATGAAGTTTTAAATGGTAAATTTGTTCCTGAGGATGGGAAGTTTGATCCTTCATGTGTTAGCGATGTTGATCACGGAAACACAGATTTACAGACCAAGCAAAAAGAGTCAaagaagatgaaaagaaagaaaacgaaGTTTGAGGAGTATCTTGAAACTGAAATGCGTGGAAGGGTTATTTCAGCAGATGATGATCTGGCTTTGGAAAGAAAGCTTGCGAAGAAGCTCAAGGTGAAGGGAGGGAGATTACAGGGGGGTGATGATGAAATGAATATGTTATTTGAGGGAATATCTTCAGTTCTAGATTCTTGTGAGGATGAAAATAGACAACTTGCTGGAGAAGTGTCTCCAAGGAGTGATAAGAGCTCCTCAAATAAAAGAtataaagagaaaaaatataataaagaagCACAAGGAGAAGATCAAGAACAGGAGGGAGAGCAGAAAGCTGAGAGCACTCTATGCTGTACAGATGCGAAGGCAACAGCTGGAGAAGTTTTATCTGCTGGATCCGCTGCCAAAGGAAATGGAAAATACGTTGCTCCACACCTGAGGTCACACCTCAGAAGTGAATCAGAAGAGCATGCTCAAATTCGTCGACGACTAAGAG GTCTTCTGAATAGGATGTCCGAGGCTAATGTTGAATCGATCACTAGTGAAATTTCCACGATCTACCAG TCTGTTGGTCGAACTTTTGGTTCTCAGATTATCAGTGAAGAGGTTTTGGCATCATGTTCTAGAGGTCCTCGTGGCAATGAACA GTATGCAGCAGTTTTTGCTGCTTTTGTTGCTGGCATGACATGTTTGGTTGGGATGGATTTTGGCGCAAAACTTCTGGCATCTCTGGCTAAATGTTTTGAG GATGAGTATCTGAATGAAGATAACCTGTCTGTTAGGAACCTGATGCTTCTGCTCTCGTACTTGTACACTTTTGGAGTTTGCTTAAG TGACTTGATATATGATTTCCTGGTGACGTTGAGCAATAGATTGACAGAAGTGGATGTTTCTACCATATTGACAGTCCTACAAG CTTGTGGGATGAAATTGAGAGGTGATGATCCCGTTGGCATGAAGAACTTTATAGTTAGCGTTCAGAATAGGGTGAATGAATTGAAAGCTTCATCTGGAGAAGGGCAATCAAACACTATCGGAAAAAGG ATGGAGTTCATGCTTGAGATGATATGTGATatcaaaaacaataaaaaaaggaCCAAGGAGGATACCTTGCAGCTTACCCGAATAAAGAAATGGCTACAAAAG CTTAGAATAGATGATATATTGATTCGTGGATTGAAGTGGAGCAAGCTTCTTGATCCTTACAAGAGAGGCCAATGGTGGATAGCTGGGAATATTGATTCCACAACAACTGATATTCAAGATGTTGCCAACACAATTGACTTGGAGGTCACTGAGGCTCAAAAGATGCTCCAGCTTGCCGCTGCTCAGAGGATGAACACTGATGCAAGAAGGGCAATATTCTGCGTAATAATGAGTGGGGAGGACTATATTGATGCATTTGAGAAACTTCTAAGATTGGATTTGTCAGGCAAGCAG GATAGGGAAATCATGAGAGTTTTGGTAGAATGCTGTTTACAGGAGAAAGCTTTTAACAAATACTATTGTGCTCTAGCTTCCAAGTTATGCAGCCATGACAAAAACCATAAGTTCACTCTGCAG TACTGCCTCTGGGATCATTTCAAGGAGCTCGACTCGATGCAGCTGATCAGATCAATGCACCTATCCAAGTTTGTGGCGGAGATGGTTGCTTCTTTTAGCCTTTCACTTGCTATATTAAAGGTTATTGATCTCAGCGATTCTTCACAACTGACTCCAAAAAGAATCATGCATTTCCGGATGCTATTCGAGACCATCTTGGAATTTCCTGAAAAGCTTGTGTGGAACATTTTTACTCGAATTGCTGTTATGCCAGAGTATGAATCCCTTCGAGATGGGATTGTCTTGTTTATCCGCAAGTACGTTGTGGATGACCAAAAGTCTCTGGCAGATAAATTCAAGATTGCAAAGAAAGCCCTTAACAATGTTGAAGGAGTCATCATGTAA